From Candidatus Binatus sp.:
CCTCGTGCGCGTGCGTTCGCGCTCAACCCTGGCACAAGCGCCAGCTCTTGCCGCCGTCCTCGGTGTACAGGATGGTGCCGTAGCCGACGATCCATCCGTGCTGCGCGTCGAAGAACCGCACCTGGCTGAGCGGGAACGGTATCGCGGGCACACTCGGATCGTGCGCCCATGCGCCGTTGGGCTGAAGCCGAAGCACGGTGCCCGTCAATCCGGTGGTGATTCCCTGGTCGCCGGCATACAGATCGATCGAGAACAGCGGATCGCGCGCCGGAATCTGCAGCGCTCCCGCAACCAGCGTGTCGGGCGCCGCGCCCGGCTTGGCCGCCTGATGGGCAAACCGCCAGCTCTTGCCGCCGTCGTCGGTCTGCACCACCCATCCCTCCAGTCCGCACGCCGCGCCATGCTTTTGATCGCGGAACGAGACGCTGAAAAAAGTCGGCAGGATAAAATCGGCGAAGCGCGGATCGTCGCCGGGTCCGAGCGGACGTTTCCATTGCGCCACCAGCGGTTGCTGCTGCTCCTGCCAGCTCTTGCCGCCATTTTCGGTCGCCCAGATGCGCCCCAACTCGCCGACCACCCATCCGTGATCGTCGTCGAGGAAACTCGCACTGTAAAGCACCGGCTCCTCGTACGGCAGCGCGTAGTCGGCCAGCGCCTCCGGAAACAGCCGCTGCAACTGGCGCTTGATGAAACTCTCGCCGCCGTTGGTCGTGCTCAGCACCAGCGCGCGGTCGCCAACAAAGAAACCGTGCATCGCGTCGGGAAACGACAGCCCGAAAATGAACAGATGCGTTCGCGAGTTCAGACGCTCCCACCTCTTGCCGCCGTCGCGCGTGCGCATCACCAGGCCGTCCTGCCCGCACAGGTAGCCGTTCTGATCGTCGGCCATCTGGATTCCGAAGACGCCCAGCTGGGTGCCGATGTCGATCCGCTTGAAATGACGGCCGCCGTCCTCGGTCAACAGCACCTTGCCCCGATCGCCGACGACAAACGCGCGCGTCGGGCTGGTCGGCCATACATCGAAAAACTTGTCGGTCAGCGTGATATTGCGAAGCGGCAACGGCGGCAGTGCAACTTCGCGATGACACGCGGCAGTCGCGAGCGCGACTAGGACAAAGAGCGTCTTGATTAAGCTGTATGCGTGGAGGTTTCGCTCCATCCGGCCGATCCCATGGGGAAATTTTGCTCTATACTCAAGCAAACCCGACCGCTTAGCAAGTCAGATTCCGCGCGCGAAAAATCGGCCCGGTGCGGCTGATGCCGAGCCCGATGCCGGTGACCAGCGCGGTGCGACCGTCGAGATTCTTCGCTACAGCAGCTTTCGCTCAGAATGACACCAGCGGCTGCTCGCTTGTTTGTGTCATCCTGAGCGCAGCGAAGGATCTCGCGCGCCAGCGCGTATCGCTTCAGCGCCAACATCCGGTTATGCAAAACTCTCCTATCAGAGAGAGTCCTTTGTCCTACCCGATTGCGGCGCTGTTGCGGGCGAGACGGCGGAGGCGGTGTCAACAGGCAGTGTCGATCCCGCTTAACCGCGACACCCGGATGCGTTAGGATCACCAAAGCAGAACGCGACGCCTACGCTCCCGACACGGTTCGAAGGGCTGACGGTTGTCGCACAAGTGCGAGCAAATAAGGTGCGGCTAGAGGAATAGGATTGACGAACCGCAAGATCGCGCCCGACGCAATTGTCGCACTCAAACGTGCTCTGACGACGGTCTACTGGTACAAGGCCGATCTCAGAAGCTTTCTCACTACCTCGCTGAAAAATCCGCACCTTCTCTCGCGGATAAATTGGTCTGACACGAAGCGCGACATAGTCGGCGTCCTGGTGGACGAGATGGAGTGGAACCAGCAGCGATATGGAGACGACTTAGTCAATCTGATGGTCGATGTCGCCAAGGTTGACGACTTCGCTCATCTAGCACGCTTAGAAGATGGCGCGGCAAAGGCCAAAGAGGCGAGGGCTGCGGTCGCCGCTCTACGGAAACGCCTTGAGGGTCACGAAGAGATCCTTCAAGACCGACGCAAATCGGAGGAGCTAAAGACCGCCGCGAGCGACCGCGCCAAAAAACACACCGATGTGCAGGCGAAGCTCGCGGAACTCCGGAACCAATATTTGTCTCTTCTCGTCGCCAATCATCAAGACCGTGGCTACATTCTCGAGAAGATTTTGAGGGAACTGTTCGACCTTTTCGATCTCGATCCTCGGGCGTCCTTCAAGGTGACGGGAGAACAGATCGACGGCGCATTCACTTTCGATTCGACGGACTATCTGTTCGAAGGAAAGTGGCACGCTGATCCGATTGGAGCAGCGGCGTTAGATTCGCTCGATGGTAAGCTTAACCGGAAACTGGACAATGCGTTGGGCTTGTTTCTCGCTATCAACGGTTTCTCTCGGGAAGGCATTGACGCGTACACGTCCAGCGGCAGAAAACTCCTTCTGTTAATGGATGGAGCCGATCTGATGGCGATTCTTGAGGATCGGATCAAACTGCCGGATCTCTTACTCCGGAAAAGACGCCATGCGTCTCAAACGGGAAACGTCTTCTTCTCCGTTGCCGATATTTTGGCTGGGCGACCATGACTGGAAGTCGATTCCAAACCCCGCAGAAAGCGGCCATGAAAAAAGGGCGGCACCATTAGATACCGGCCCACGAGAGAGAGGGCGCGGGCGTTGAAAATTACTTTCTCAACAGCCCGCTAACTTACAGATCCGACAGCAACAGGCCCGTCAGGTACTCGCCCTCCGCGTGACCGAGCAGCACAGGATGGTCCGGGCCGGGGCCCAGATGCGCAATCAAGCGAAGATTGCGGCCAGCGTTGGACGCGGAAAATCGTACGGCGCGGACGAAATCCTCGGCGCGGAAATGCGTCGAGCATGAAAACGTCATCAGACGCCCGCCCGGCGCCAGCGCCCTCATCGCAACCGAGTTGAGTTCCACGTATAGCCGCCCCGCGCGCTCCGCATCGCCTCGGCTGCGCGCCAGCGGCGGCGGATCCAGCACGATCAGATCGAAGCGCTCCGCCGTCTCAGCCATGAACTTGCCGGCTTCGCCGTGAACGAACTCGACGGCGCCGGCGGGGTACTCGTTCAGTTCCAGATTTTGCCGCGCGATTTCCAGCGCCCGCGCTGACGTATCGACGGCGACGACCCGCGCGGCGCCGCCCGCAATCGCCGCCAGCGAGAATCCACCCTGGTAGCAGAAGGCGTCGAGCACCCGCGCACCCGACGCGATCCCGCCCGCCTTCGCGCGGTTGTCGCGTTGATCCAAAAAGTAGCCGGTCTTCTGCCCGTGATCGAAATCCAGCTTGATTTTAATTCCGTTCTCGGCCGCGATCGTCCCGGTCACGGGTTCGCCGGCTAAAACCGCAGCGTAGTCGTCGAGGCCTTCCTGCTTTCTCACCGCGCCGTGGCTTCGTTCGATGATCGAGCGCGGATGAAGCAGATCGTTCAGCGCGGCGACAATCGTCGCGCGCATCCGATCCGCGCCGGCGGTCAGAATTTGCACCACCAGAACCTCGCCGAATCGATCGACGACCACGCCTGACAGCCCGTCGCCGTCACCGTTGACGAGGCGGTACGAATTCGTATCGTCGCGGATGAAACGGCGGCGGAGTTCGAGCGCGCCACCGAGCCGGCGCGCAACCAGTTCTTCGATTGCGGGCGCCTCTCCCCACGCAAGCATCCGGATTGCGATCGTGGTCGCGGGGTTGCAGTAACCCATGCCGAGCAGCACGCCCGATGCGTCGTGCACGGTGACGGGAGCGCCGGCTTCGATCGACGGCGGTTCGATCCGATCGATCGCTTGCGAGAAGATCCACGGATTGCCGCCGCGGACCGGTCCTTCCCTGCCGCGCTTGAGGACTGCGCGCGCGATTGGCGCGCTCACCGCGCCGGCCATGGCTGCTCGCCGGCGCGGGCGAAGTCGCCGCTGCGGCCGCCGCGTTTTGCGACCAGCCGGACTGCGCCGATTTCCATCGCGCGATCGATAGCCTTGGCCATGTCGTAAATCGTCAATGCCGCCGCGCTCACCGCGACCATCGCCTCCATCTCGACGCCGGTGCGCGCGTCGGTGACGGTGCGCGCCTGGATTTGGATCGAGGCTCCGGCGGGATCGGGTCTGAAATCGATTTCGACGACTTCGAGCGGGATCTGATGGCATAGCGGAATCAACTCATGGGTGCGTTTCGCCGCCATTATTCCCGCGATGCGCGCCGCCGCCAGCGCCTCGCCTTTTTTGAGTTTCCCGCCGACTACCGCTTGAAGGGTGGCCGGCGCCATCCGGACCTGGCCGCGCGCGATCGCCTCGCGCCGCGTTACCGGTTTTTCGCCGACATCGACCATCCGGATTCGCCCGCGCGCATCAAGATGCGTCAGCCGCGTGGAGACGGCGCGCGGCTTTTGGGATTGTTTCTTGCCCGCCATTGAAGGAAGTGGTTAGAGCTTATGTTGACCGCCCGCGAATATACAATAAACTCTTGATTCCCAGTTCAACCAAACATCTCGAACCATTGCGCAGGACAGGTTAAATGGCTGACGAAATCAACAAGGTCGTAATCCTCGGTTCCGGTCCCGCCGGACTAACCGCGGCGCTCTATACCGCGCGCGCCAATCTCAGTCCGCTGGTGATCGAAGGAAATGAACCCGGCGGCCAACTCACCATCACCACGGAGGTCGAGAACTATCCGGGCTTCGAGCATGGCATCCAGGGCCCCGAGATGATGGACGTGTTCCGGCGCCAGGTGACTCGCTTCGGCACGCGTTTCATGACCGGCGCAGTGACCGAGGTGCGCCTGGGCAAGCGGCCTTTTGAACTGGTGATGGATGGCAAGCTGGTCAAGGCCGAGACCGTGATCATTTCGACCGGCGCGTCGGCAAAGCTGCTCGGAATCGAATCGGAAAAACGCTTGATGGGTTACGGTGTGAGCGCATGCGCCACCTGCGACGGCGCATTCTTCAAAGGCAAGGAAGCGCTCGTGATTGGCGGCGGCGATACCGCGCTGGAGGAGGCGAACTTCTTGACCAGATTCGTCACCAAAGCCACGATCGTGCATCGCCGCGACGCGCTGCGTGCATCGAAGATCATGCAGGATCGCGTGCGCCGCAATCCGAAGATCGCGTTCATCTGGGATTCGGTAATCGACGAGATTTTTGGCGACCCGAAAAACGGCGTGAGCGGCGTCAGGTTGAAAAATCGCAAGACCGGCGCGACCGCCGAGCATAAGACCGACGCCGTTTTCGTCGCGATCGGGCATCAGCCAAACACCGCGCTGTTCAAGGGCCAGCTCACGATGGACGAGATCGGCTACCTGAAAGTGAAACCGGGATCGACCTACACCAACATCGACGGTGTGTTCGCGGCCGGCGACGTCGCCGACAGCGTCTATCGGCAGGCGGTCACGGCCGCGGGCACGGGATGCATGGCGGCGATCGACGCGGAGCGCTGGCTGGAAGCGCAAGAAGCCGGCCGGCGATGACTTCGCGCAGACGACGAGCTTCATCCCGCGCGGACTCGGCGAAGGACCACAGAAAATAGCCTGGCGATGATCGGCGGCGAATTCCTGACGTGGTTGCATCTGTGCGCGATGGCGGCATACGTCGGCGCGCAGTTCGCGGTCATCTATATGCTGATCCCGGCGGCCCAGACCGCGCCCAACGAGGCGGCCCGGCGCGCGAGCCTGATCGCCGGATTCAAGTTCTACAACCCGTTCACGATCGCGGTGCTGGGAATTGTGGTGATTAGCGGTGCGACGCGCCTGACGGACTTGAAAGCGTCGATGAAGTTCGACTACTTCGCGCGGATCGGTTCGGTGCTCGAGCTGAAGCTGGCGCTCGCCTTCGTTCTGATCTTCATCCAGACCTACATCACGTTCGGACTGGCATTCAGAATCGGCCGGCAGGAAGAGGTGGCCGCACACGGCGACGGCGAGCCGTTTACCGTCGAACAGTTGAACTCGATGCTGCGGCGAATTCGCGCGATGGCGTGGTTCACGATCGTGCTGGCGGCCGCGATCATCTGGGTGTCACTCACGATGGTATCGCGGTTCCCGGATGGGCCGCCCACCGCCTCGCGCATTTCCGCGCGCGCCGAATCCGGCAGCACAGCCCGGGTATTTCGGCGCCCGGTCAGGTTTGCGATGCTGGCCGCGCGCGACACTGTAGAAACGAAACGCATGAGTTAATGCGCGAGCGCGAGCAGCGAACCCACGATGTACACGACGGTGATGACGCCGAAAATCGCGCCCGGGATTTCGTTCAGCATGTTGTACTGTGCGATCCGAGTCGCATCGCTGACGGCAGCCGCCTGGTTGATCGATGCGATCCCCACGAGCCTTGGTTCAGTGGTGGTTGCGTTCATTTCAAATTCCTCCCATAAATTCTTCGGACGATTTCAGGCCAACGCCAGCAGCGAGCTGACGAGGTATCCGAGCGTGATCAAACCGAACACCACGCCGGGCAGTTCGCTCAGCAGACTGTTCTGCGCGAAGCGGACTCCAGTGGTGGATTCCGCCGCTTCGTTGGCGTTGGCGATTCCCGCGATTCTCGCTTCATTGGTTGTTGCATTCATTTTCAGGTCCTCCCGTATTCAGTGACTGACGGTGGTGAAGCAAGTCAGCTGCCATCGAAAAAACTCTCGATTTAACAACAGCTTTCCAAACCTACCATTTGGTACTGGTGCCCGGAGACGGTAGAATATACATTAAAATCGACAGGTTATGGGAAATCGCAGAATGCGAGGGCAAATTGGATACTTTTCGATATTCGCGGTAAATTTCCTTTTTCGCGAATCAGCGCAATCGGCTGGCTGCACCTATCTCGCTGCGGATCGGCTTGCGCTCGGCCCCTCTTTGATCATTTCAATGCATCTGCAAAAGTGGCGTGATGGCGAGTGAAATGGATCAGGAGGCGCCGCAGTCCAACAGCAAGGCAACCGGAGGATTGACGCCGGCTGCCGCGTTGCTCGCCGCCGACGCCGCCGCGCCCGGCGCGCATCCGCATTTCATCCGCAGCCTGGCGCTGCGCTTCGCGGAGGAGGCGATCTTCCTGACAGCCGTCATCGGCGCGCTCGCGATGGGACTGGGAATCACCTCCTACTTTACCGAGCATCACTACGTGCTCGCATACCTGGCGGCATACGCGGGCTTTCGCTTTGCCGATTTGATCGTGCGCGAAGACGCCGAGGACCGTTCCGCACACGAAGAACTCAGCCAGCGGATCGCCGTGCAGCTCCCACTGCTGGTGACGTTTGTGGCGGCGCCGTTCGAGCGCACCTATGTTTACGGCGGCTCAGCGCCCGCATTCGTCAGCGCGCTTGGACTGCTGATCGCACTGTGGGGGATGTGGCTGGCGCTTGGCGCGCGGGTTCAGCTCGGATTTTTCACTTCGGGCAGGACGGCCGAGCATTCGGTGCTCGTCAAGAGCGGCTTCTATCGTTACGTCAGGCATCCGATCTACGCGGGTACGTATTTGGTGACGTTCGGATGGCCGCTCATCTACGGGGCGCCTATCACCGCGGTCCTGACGCTGATCGTCGGAGGGATTTTCGCGCATCGGCGAATGAAGTCCGAAGAGGCGGAGATGCGCGCGCAATTTGGCGAAGAGTACGACGCCTACATCCGCGAGACGGACGCGTTGGTTCCATCGATCTGGTAACGCCGCTCAGGAGAACGAGGACGAGCGCTTCAGCCACGGCGCGCTTCAAGCTGGCAGCGGGCGTGCGAGCAGAAGTCGTTTTCGCCACCGCCGAGGCTTACAAACTTCGCGCCGCATGCCGCGCATTCGCGAATCGATTCGCCGGGCTTGAGCCGCCCCATGAGCTCGGCCGCGTCGGCTGAGTCGCCGGTCTTCAAGGCCCGCGCGATACGCCGCGTCCGCGATCGATCCGGCAACGCTCCATCGGCAACCAGCCGGCCATTGGCACCCATCATGGCGAGTTGGTCGGCGCGATTGTTGATCGGATCGGTGTCGTGTCCGCGAACCCATTCGAATTGCACGCGCCGCGCCGCCGTTTCGGCGTCGAGCAGTTTCCACAAATCGTGATTCTTGTTGCGCTTGTAATGAAGCGTCATCGAATTGACGAGGTACCTGCTGTCACTGCGTACAGTGACGTGGGCGCCGCGCTGGGTCGCGCGCAAGCCCTCGATCGCGCCCATCAATTCCATCCGGTTGTTGGTGGTTGAAGGATCGTGGCCGTTGAGTTCGGTCACAACGCCATCGGGATGGCGGATCACGACGCCCCATCCGCCCGGCCCCGGGTTACCGAGACAGGAGCCGTCGGCGTAAACGAGATATTCTGTGGGTGAGAGTGCCACGGCCGGATTCTAGCTGAGGCCGCGATCTTTTCGCAGCCGGGTGAACCACGCGAGGTATTGTCCAGCCGCCCGTTGCCACGAGAAATCCGAGGCGAAGCAATTTTGCATCAGCCGCCGCCACGTCGTGCGCTGCCTGAACGTCGCCACCATCCTGCCCATCGCCGCGACCATCTCCGCCGCGTCGAACTTGTCGAAGACGAAGCCGTTGCCGGTGGCGCGCCGGGGATCGAACTCACTTACGGTGTCGCGCAGTCCTCCGGTGGCGCGGGCCACGGGCACCGTGCCGTAGCGCAGCGCGTACATCTGGGTGAGTCCGCACGGTTCGAATCGCGACGGCATCAGGAAAGCGTCGCTGCCGGCCTGGATTCGATGCGCGGTCGTGTCGTTGAACTCGATTATCGCTCGGAGTTTTTCAGGGTAGCGTGACTCCGCCT
This genomic window contains:
- a CDS encoding isoprenylcysteine carboxylmethyltransferase family protein; the encoded protein is MASEMDQEAPQSNSKATGGLTPAAALLAADAAAPGAHPHFIRSLALRFAEEAIFLTAVIGALAMGLGITSYFTEHHYVLAYLAAYAGFRFADLIVREDAEDRSAHEELSQRIAVQLPLLVTFVAAPFERTYVYGGSAPAFVSALGLLIALWGMWLALGARVQLGFFTSGRTAEHSVLVKSGFYRYVRHPIYAGTYLVTFGWPLIYGAPITAVLTLIVGGIFAHRRMKSEEAEMRAQFGEEYDAYIRETDALVPSIW
- a CDS encoding ribonuclease H, giving the protein MALSPTEYLVYADGSCLGNPGPGGWGVVIRHPDGVVTELNGHDPSTTNNRMELMGAIEGLRATQRGAHVTVRSDSRYLVNSMTLHYKRNKNHDLWKLLDAETAARRVQFEWVRGHDTDPINNRADQLAMMGANGRLVADGALPDRSRTRRIARALKTGDSADAAELMGRLKPGESIRECAACGAKFVSLGGGENDFCSHARCQLEARRG
- the moaC gene encoding cyclic pyranopterin monophosphate synthase MoaC: MAGKKQSQKPRAVSTRLTHLDARGRIRMVDVGEKPVTRREAIARGQVRMAPATLQAVVGGKLKKGEALAAARIAGIMAAKRTHELIPLCHQIPLEVVEIDFRPDPAGASIQIQARTVTDARTGVEMEAMVAVSAAALTIYDMAKAIDRAMEIGAVRLVAKRGGRSGDFARAGEQPWPAR
- the trxB gene encoding thioredoxin-disulfide reductase, with translation MADEINKVVILGSGPAGLTAALYTARANLSPLVIEGNEPGGQLTITTEVENYPGFEHGIQGPEMMDVFRRQVTRFGTRFMTGAVTEVRLGKRPFELVMDGKLVKAETVIISTGASAKLLGIESEKRLMGYGVSACATCDGAFFKGKEALVIGGGDTALEEANFLTRFVTKATIVHRRDALRASKIMQDRVRRNPKIAFIWDSVIDEIFGDPKNGVSGVRLKNRKTGATAEHKTDAVFVAIGHQPNTALFKGQLTMDEIGYLKVKPGSTYTNIDGVFAAGDVADSVYRQAVTAAGTGCMAAIDAERWLEAQEAGRR
- a CDS encoding WD40/YVTN/BNR-like repeat-containing protein — encoded protein: MERNLHAYSLIKTLFVLVALATAACHREVALPPLPLRNITLTDKFFDVWPTSPTRAFVVGDRGKVLLTEDGGRHFKRIDIGTQLGVFGIQMADDQNGYLCGQDGLVMRTRDGGKRWERLNSRTHLFIFGLSFPDAMHGFFVGDRALVLSTTNGGESFIKRQLQRLFPEALADYALPYEEPVLYSASFLDDDHGWVVGELGRIWATENGGKSWQEQQQPLVAQWKRPLGPGDDPRFADFILPTFFSVSFRDQKHGAACGLEGWVVQTDDGGKSWRFAHQAAKPGAAPDTLVAGALQIPARDPLFSIDLYAGDQGITTGLTGTVLRLQPNGAWAHDPSVPAIPFPLSQVRFFDAQHGWIVGYGTILYTEDGGKSWRLCQG
- a CDS encoding class I SAM-dependent rRNA methyltransferase, translated to MAGAVSAPIARAVLKRGREGPVRGGNPWIFSQAIDRIEPPSIEAGAPVTVHDASGVLLGMGYCNPATTIAIRMLAWGEAPAIEELVARRLGGALELRRRFIRDDTNSYRLVNGDGDGLSGVVVDRFGEVLVVQILTAGADRMRATIVAALNDLLHPRSIIERSHGAVRKQEGLDDYAAVLAGEPVTGTIAAENGIKIKLDFDHGQKTGYFLDQRDNRAKAGGIASGARVLDAFCYQGGFSLAAIAGGAARVVAVDTSARALEIARQNLELNEYPAGAVEFVHGEAGKFMAETAERFDLIVLDPPPLARSRGDAERAGRLYVELNSVAMRALAPGGRLMTFSCSTHFRAEDFVRAVRFSASNAGRNLRLIAHLGPGPDHPVLLGHAEGEYLTGLLLSDL